TTCTGATCTAATTTTCGGGTTGCCACAGAACGGTCTGCATGCAGCTTACTTTCATATAATTCTATTGACGGATAATCATTTATTTCTTTATTCATCCGGTATTGGGTGGTTAATAGAGAAACTGCTTCCGGATGAAAGCCCATATTTTTCTCCAGTAAAGTTGAACTCAGCCCTAATTTTTCCGCTTCTTTCGATTTCACCGTTGGTGGAAGCTGTAAATGATCCCCTGCAAAAATCACTTTCCTGGACCTCAATACAGGAATCCAGCAAGCTGGTTCCAAAGCCTGCGCAGCTTCGTCGATAACCACAATATCATAGTCTCTGTCTTTTATAGCATAATTGTTAACGCCAACCAGAGTTGCGGTTATAACCTGCGCCTTATTTAGTAAATCTTCACTTATAAAAGACTCCGTTTGCTCCACCTGTTTTAATAATTTATGTGCCTCGTCAAACAAGGCCTTTCTCTGCTCACGTTCCAATTTCCCAAAACTCCGTTTGTATTTATGGGCCATGTTTCTATATTCCGCTGCCTGTTTCTTTAACTGCTTTATTTCTTTATTATATTGGTGCTGATTGATTTTATAATCAAGCGTAAGTTCCTCTAACTTCTGGGATACACGTATAGGATTACCTATTCTGATTACATTCACCCCCTTTTCAGCTAGTTTTAAAGTTAGTAAGTCAACTGCGGTATTACTCGGCGCAGTGACTAAAATCTGCTTTCCGCTTTGCATATATAAAGCCGAAATTGCCTCTACCAGGGTTGTCGTTTTACCTGTTCCGGGCGGACCATGTAAAATTGCCAGTTCCTGCGCCGCCAGAATAGAGTTAACCGCCTGATTCTGACTATCATTTAATCTAGAAGAGATATAACCTGAAGCTTCTTTTTTAAAAAAAGGCTTTTCTACTCCCGTAAGAACTTTTATTAATCTATTTTCAGTATCATTCCTTTCTATAATTTCAGCTTTTTTCAAAGCTCTTTTCATCTCATCATAACTATTATTATCGAATAATAGCTGTACTCCTATTTTGCCTTTATTCATCCAATCCGGCAATTCGTCAACCTTTAACGCAATACGCATTCTATTGGCTGAAACATGGCTAATCAGACCTTCCAATTTCAGGTCTGAATCATGATGTGTAAAAAATGCAACTGGCACTCCCGATCTGAACTGATGTACAATTTCCTGATGTGTGGTCCGCTCGACTTCAACAAGCAAATAATCACCTCTTCCGATTTCGGTATTTCGAATAGCTATAGGGTACCAAACTATCCCCAAATTCCGTTTCTCGGCATTTGATAATAATTTATTTTGATTTTCAAAAAGAGACAGATCTTCTTTTCTTTCTATTTCTAAAAGATTCTGGAGCTCTAAAAAATAAGACATTCACAAAGGTAACTATCTCCTTTTACAATAGACACACCCATAAATGAAAACCGCTTCGACATTTTACTGAAGAAGCGGTTGATGAGAGCTTATTTGTATATATTTTGGCTATTGGTGTAACCCGTATTAGGTAAATACCAATCTTTATAATTCGTTCCTCCAGATGCTGCCCATTCTTTAAAATGCAGGTATGTATCCATGATATTTACAGTTTCTATCGGATATTTAAAATCATCTGCTATATGCAATGCAAATGGTCTGTTATCTGTAGTGATGTAATAATTGTTCTGCTCTGGTTTTGAAGCATCAGCCGAGGTTCCAAATAAACCTGTATTAGCTAGTTTTGTAGGTTTATTATTGGGTAAATGAACTTCTTTTCCTCTAACTCCATCGCTTATCATAAAAGGATTGAAAGGTACTTTCCCAATTACACTAGCTTCATATTCTGATCCAATAAAAGTAAGAGTAACATTTACCGTATCACCTTTTATTTTTTGATTTCCTGCAATTGTATTTACATAAGCAGAAGAAGTTTTAAATAGAGATTTAGCATTATCAAATGGAATAATCACTGCATTAGTTTGTCCGATCTCCAATCCCTTTGAATCTACGGTGATATAATTTGATTGTAACCTGAATCCACTTACTGATTTTACACCAGTTGCTCCCCAAGGGAACTCCACACCAAATCCATTGCGATAAACTGCACCTGAAGCCAATGGGACATAATTTCCAATAACGTCTTTCACCTTATTGACACTATTCATTACAAATTTATAACGATAACTAACTACCAGATCATTAAAATCGTAATCGCCTTCTTTAGGCCATTGATCCTCAAATGCTAAAGTTCCCCAACTATTTTTAGCCGGATAATACCTTGTATAAGCCCGGTCCGGATCATTAGGAAACTCATCTATTGTATCAGGAATACCATCGCCATCACTGTCTGTAACATTGCTTTCCAAATTAGGAATATTTGTGGGGTCAATAGCATTCAAAGCACTTGTTTGAGCAAAAAAGACCAAATCATTAAAGTCGTTATCAGAAACTGCTACCATGTCTCTTCTCATGTCCTCGAAACCAATCAGAAACACTTTTTGAGACTGACTGTACAATAAAACGTTGTGTCTTTTCAACCCTGCGCTACTCCCCTGATTAAACTCCTGATCACTATAAAACTGAGTATTGGAATAACTTATAGAAGCATCATTATTATAGGCATTCTGAATAAGCAGAAAACCGATTGAAGTTCCTGCCGGGAAATTGCCAAGTTTAACTTTATCTCCCATCAGCATATTACCTGCGCCGGTATGTCCTTTTAAAGAAGCATTAGGAAACACCAGATGAATATCTTTAATATCATCTATTTTAGAAGGCTTGTTTCCTGTTGGATAAGTGTAGTATGCTAGCGAGTTTCTATAGTTAGCTCCTTCGTGAACAAAAGTTAGCGAAACTTCAGAAGATACGGTTAAATTTAAATTGCTGGGTGTATTATTGGCAATATATTGTGGATGCAGATAGATACCGTCTTTTCTTTCTGGTAAGGATGCATTCACTTCTTTCATTAACTGAACAAAATCTACCGTATTATCCAATGGTAATAAATTTTTTGGCCTGCCCAGTTCATCGTAATCATTTTTATCGTAATGATAAGTTACACCTGAATTAGAAAGAATACTGTTACTTAAAGATGGTTTTATAGCAGATAGATTCCCGGCTGGTATAACACTTCCAGCATATCCTTCACGTCCTCCCAAAACTGCTCGGGTAGGCCCATTATTTACCTTAACAAGTGCATTTCTCATTAAACCAACATAAGCAGGATCTACGATTAGGTATTCCACATGGGACGGAATTACCAAACTTAAAGTAAGTTCCCCTTTTTCATTGCTTATTGCACTGGCTATTTCGTCTCCTGACTCTGTTTTACCTGGATAGTACACTTTGGTAAGGACTCCATTTACAGGCAGATCGGTTCTTGACTTTAATTGAATAATAAGATCTACATTCTTTGTTGTAGAATAATTAAAACCTTCCGGAGCATATTTATCTACTGCTTGTAACCCTTGCTCGGTAAGAGAGTTCTTGTTACAAGAAGCCAGAAAAATACTTATTAATAAAGAGAGCGTTAAAGTAGATTTCTTCATTTATGTTCTTAGCTAAAACTTCTGTAATGTTTTCATTACATCATGTCATTTTGAAATAATTATGCCAAAGGAATAATGCAGGTTATTTCGTCTATAAGTGCATTTTTACAATCTATACAGCGAAACGGAATCCCCGTTTTAAGGAAAGAAATCCCCATAAAAACAAAAGCCTCCTAATGGAGGCTTTTACTATATTTATACGCTGGTTATTAATATAATAGTGAATTATTTATGTAGCCGGAGGCTGAATTTGTGTACCAGTTAGGATATTCTGTTCCGCTGGATGTCGCCCATTGTGCAAATTTCAAATATGCATCTGTAATTGCTACACGCTCCTTCGGATATTTGAAAGGTGCAGTCGGGATTTCCAGAGCCCAAGGCAGGTTGTCATGCGTTGAGTATGTTCTGCCACTTTTGGAATTATCGTCGCCTGTTCCAAAAAGATTTGAATTTACCTTATTAGTCGCTTTCTTGCCCAATAAATGTGTTTCATATCCTCTTCCATAACCTGTTGTGTTATTCCAGATAAATGGATTGTACGCACTAACACCGAAAGCACTTAATAAAGGCCCGTTAACCACATCAAAAGTAATACTGTAATCTACCACCGGTGATACGGTTTCTCCCGGGTTGGTATTCCAGGTTTGCTGCTCTTTTCGGCTGTCTTCAAATAAGATGACAACAACACTGTCCTGACCGCTTTCTAAATAAGTTCCTGCTTTACCTGTGAAGTTTTTAGCTGATGCAGCAGGGAGATTGAACTGAATACCTGCTCCGTTATTAAATTTGCCCCCCGTAGCCAATAGCTTGTAATCTGCATTAACCTGAACCACTTTGTTCTGTGCATTGGTTACGATCATATAGCGATAGGTAATAACAATATCGTTAAGGTCGTAATCACCTTTTAAAGGCCAGCTGTCTTCGAATGCCACTGATGAACCGCCTGTACTGTAATTTAAGCTATAGTTTTTAAATGCCTTTGTTGGATCGTTTGGATAATCATCCTCTTCGTCAATTATTCCATCACCGTCTGTGTCCGGTTTTATTACTATAGGAGCTGTTCCATTTCCTACAGTATTACAAGAAGTTTTTGCTATATAAACATCACATCCTTGTTTTGCTACTCCGTCAAATCTAGCTGATGGAATAGTAATATTTGTACAATATTGGAAAGCACCTTTAAATTTAACACCACCATTAGTTGCTACTTTAGTATCAGATATATCTGCCTTTACTAAAGACACAGAACCATATCCTGCTATTATTCCATCTGCTGTTTCCATTCTGGCAGTATAAAACATAGCATGATTATATAAATTCAAAGTACTCTTATCATCTAATTTACTTTTAACTTTCACTTCAATCAAAGCATAGTTATGAACTATACCTCCATTGTTACTAAATTCCTCGGTAACAATTAAATGACAGTTGTTTATAATTGTACCATTATTCCCAGCGGATTTATCATAATGGTTCTCTATATTTTTAACGGTAAAAGTCCCATTATTATTAATCATACCATCGTTATGAATTTTAGCTTTCTCTGCTGTTAAAATCCCATTATTAATCAAAGTATCAACACCACTATCAAATTTCAATTCTGTAGCCTCTATAAGATTCAGAGTTGCATCATTAACAAACTTTCCTTTAAATGTGGAAGTGCCTCCCCCCTCAACAATAAAGTTAGAAGTGTTTTTTGTATATGAATCAGTTGCAGAATACGCTGTATAAGTTCCTTTTACTCTAAAAGAGCCATAGTTAAAGAAAGACCCTTTATTAGTAGCATTATTTTTTACCTTTAATTCCGATCCGAAATTGATTACTTTACTTGTTTTATCATAAATCTCAAAATCTTCCAGATCTAAACTTTGGGTATTATAAAATAATCCCCCATTGGTGACTTTCAGTTTCTTTAACCCTGTTATAGTACCAAAGTTCTTAAATGTTGCATTATTGCCCTTCCACTCAATATCATTATAAAAATTAACCGAAGCACCATTTAACACATATATCTCAGCATTATCACTAAGTTTAAAATCCTTAAGCGTGATATTCGTACCACAGATATAAATTTTGGCTTTAATATCCTGCTTAGCTTTTACAGTATAATTATTACCTGTAATTGCATATACTTGTCCGTTTACAAAGTCATAATCACCCCCTGCTGAAATAGTAACATTTGGAGATTGAGGACATGCCGGACTAACTTCCGATGTCGGATTTGCCAGTACAGATAGCCCGGATTTCACAGCAGCAGTATTATTATTCCGTAAAACAGAGCCTATAATTCCTGCTTCGCCAACTGCTACAGATACTTTTCCCGCTGATACTTTTACAAGTCCCGAAATCCTTTCCCCCGTAGGATCTATTTTTTCCACATAAACCTCTTGCAGTGCTACAGGAAGAGAAATCTTTGTGTTAAATGGCGTAATTAAATTGGCTGCACCCTTTGATATTAATTGCCCGTCTTTTGATGGATCTCCAACATAAATAGCTATCACATGGCTATTGTTTTGAAAACGGTCATCACTAACGCTTATACTAAAATTCACGTCACGTGTTGTTTTCCAGTCAAATTGAGGAGATACAGAAATTTCATTTAAGTTCTTATTCCCATTATCTTCAACTTGTAACCCATCTTTTCTACAGGCTGCTAAAAATACTATAATTAGAATCGATAAGTATTTTATTTTCATAAATTCAATTATTTTAATTATTTTCTTGGTAATACTTAGCCAAAAAATATTCCATTATTTTTAACAGACTCATGCAGGACTTAAAACCTGTTTAAACCCTGATTATTCTTTTTATTGATATATATTCTACAGCAAACACAAAAATAAAGGGCATTTTATTCCCCGGAATTCCACAAAACACATCTATTCATATTCCGATAAACATCTCGTTCTTTAGCAATTCAAATTTAGAGTTAACGCATAACAAAAAAAGGAGCCTAAGCTCCCTTTTTATAAATGATATCCTTAAATTTAATATAACAATGAGTTATTTACATATCCGGAAGCTGAATTTGTATACCAATTAGGATATTCTGTTCCGCTGGATGCCGCCCATTGTGCAAATTTCAAATATGCATCTGTAATTGCTACACGCTCCTTCGGATATTTGAAAGGTGCAGTCGGGATTTCCAGAGCCCAAGGCAGGTTGTCATGCGTTGAGTATGTTCTGCCACTTTTGGAATTATCGTCGCCTGTTCCAAAAAGATTTGAATTTACCTTATTAGTCGCTTTCTTGCCCAATAAATGTGTTTCATATCCTCTTCCATAACCTGTTGTGTTATTCCAGATAAATGGATTGTACGCACTAACACCGAAAGCACTTAATAAAGGCCCGTTAACCACATCAAAAGTAATACTGTAATCTACCACCGGTGATACGGTTTCTCCCGGGTTGGTATTCCAGGTTTGCTGCTCTTTTCGGCTGTCTTCAAATAAGATGACAACAACACTGTCCTGACCGCTTTCTAAATAAGTTCCTGCTTTACCTGTGAAGTTTTTAGCTGATGCAGCAGGGAGATTGAACTGAATACCTGCTCCGTTATTAAATTTGCCCCCCGTAGCCAATAGCTTGTAATCTGCATTAACCTGAACCACTTTGTTCTGTGCATTGGTTACGATCATATAGCGATAGGTAATAACAATATCGTTAAGGTCATAATCACCTTTTAAAGGCCAGCTGTCTTCGAATGCCACTGATGAACCGCCTGTACTGTAATTTAAGCTATAGTTTTTAAATGCCTTTGTTGGATCGTTTGGATAATCGTCCTCTTCGTCAATTATACCATCGCCATCTGTATCTGGTTTTATCGGCGCAGGAGCTGTTCCATTTCCTACAGTATTACAAGAAGTTTTAGCTATATAAACCCCACAACCTTGCTTTGCTACTCCGTCAAATCTGGATGGATTTATAGTACGACTAGGATCACAGTATTGAAATTTACCCTTAAATTTAACGCCTCCATTTGCGGAAACTCCCTCATTAGATGAAGTAATAACTTTCACCAGTGATGTATCATTACCAAAACCTTCAATAATACCGTCTGCTGCCCAAAGATATTTTGTAGACAACATAGCACCGTTATATAGATTAAAAGTTCCTTTCAGGTTACTTCCGTTATCTACCTGCAGGTAACTATAATTATCGAATTTACTGTCGTTGTTGAAATCTGTTAATACCCACCATTTGCAGTTATTGATAATTTTTCCCGAACCTGTATTATTCAGCTCTCTAACAGTAACAGATCCATTATTAGATACCGTACCTGAAACATTAATTTTTGAGTTTGTGGCTATTAATGTACCGTTATTAATCATACTAGGCCCATTCAGATTAATCTCCCCCCTTGTTACACTAAAAGTATTATCATTTCTAAATGTTCCTGTATAAGTAGAGTTGTCATAAAGATTAACTATACCTGTATTTACGAAAGCAGGGTTATTGTTATTTGAATTAAGGTTTCCTCTTACTGTTAAAATACCATGGTTATTAAATGTACCTGCATTGTCTAAATTCGCCGTTACTTCTAACGTAGAACCGAAGTTTGTCGCCGTACTTCCTTCTGAAACATAAAGAACACCGTTAATTTTCAGATCTTTTGTATTATAAAAAGTCCCTTTAACATGCAGATTATCTAAACCAGTTACAGCTCCAAAGATTTTAAATATCGCATTTCCGTTTCCATTATAATTGAAATTCTGGAAGTTAACAGATGCTCCGCTCAAAATGTATAATTCAGATCCAGCCAGTAATTTGGCACCCCTTAAAGCTACGTTGGTACCGGTTACATAAACCGCACCTCTTACTTCATTAATGTTATTGATTTCAATGTTGTTTCCATTGATAACATAAGTTTTATTTGCTTCAAAATTATATCCATTTTGGTAGCTTGAAGAAACAACGATTGCACCGACAGGAACTGCCGGGCTCGGTTCAGCAACCGGAGCACTTAAAATTGAAAATCCAGAGGCAAATGATTTAACAGATTTAATTCCTGAGACAGGGCCAACCACACTATTTTCACTAATTGCAACGGACACATTTGTTGAAGTAAGGTTAACAGCACCGGATACTGTACTTCCGTCGGGAGCTGTTTTTACCACATAAACTTGTGCTATGGTTATTGGTAATGCAATTTTTGCATTATAAGGTTCAACAAGAGTTGCAGAACCTTTTAAAATAATTTGACCACCATTACCTGGATCACCACTATAAATGGTAATCACATGTTTTTTGTCGGCAAATCTGGAATCGCTTACACCGATACTAAAATTCACATCATGTGTTGTTTTCCAATCAAACTGAGCTGAAATATTTACTTCACTCAAGCTTTTTCCAAAATCACTTACCGAAACATCATCCTTTTTACATGCTGCTAAAAAAGCGATTGCTAAAATGGAAAAGTATTTTATTTTCATATTTAACTTATTCTATTATCCTAAAGATGCAACCGTAAATGCAAACAATGAACCATTTCCAATTAATGTTTACACTTATCAAAAAAACATCTTTAATATGCTTTACAAGGCTCGAAATAATATCTCATATTTCATTCAAGATTAAAAACCGGGTATTAAATTCCACATAACACCTTT
This genomic interval from Pseudopedobacter saltans DSM 12145 contains the following:
- a CDS encoding AAA domain-containing protein, with amino-acid sequence MSYFLELQNLLEIERKEDLSLFENQNKLLSNAEKRNLGIVWYPIAIRNTEIGRGDYLLVEVERTTHQEIVHQFRSGVPVAFFTHHDSDLKLEGLISHVSANRMRIALKVDELPDWMNKGKIGVQLLFDNNSYDEMKRALKKAEIIERNDTENRLIKVLTGVEKPFFKKEASGYISSRLNDSQNQAVNSILAAQELAILHGPPGTGKTTTLVEAISALYMQSGKQILVTAPSNTAVDLLTLKLAEKGVNVIRIGNPIRVSQKLEELTLDYKINQHQYNKEIKQLKKQAAEYRNMAHKYKRSFGKLEREQRKALFDEAHKLLKQVEQTESFISEDLLNKAQVITATLVGVNNYAIKDRDYDIVVIDEAAQALEPACWIPVLRSRKVIFAGDHLQLPPTVKSKEAEKLGLSSTLLEKNMGFHPEAVSLLTTQYRMNKEINDYPSIELYESKLHADRSVATRKLDQKDIPVEFVDTAGCSFDEKINGTSVYNPEEANFTLKHLTGLLQNHNKAKYSVAVISPYKQQVELLKELIEDWEDLKPFLAQIDINTIDSFQGQERDIVYISLTRSNSENAIGFLSDIRRMNVAITRARMKLVVIGDSGTLSKNAFYSDFISYTEKINGYKSAWEFMHI
- a CDS encoding LruC domain-containing protein, which codes for MKKSTLTLSLLISIFLASCNKNSLTEQGLQAVDKYAPEGFNYSTTKNVDLIIQLKSRTDLPVNGVLTKVYYPGKTESGDEIASAISNEKGELTLSLVIPSHVEYLIVDPAYVGLMRNALVKVNNGPTRAVLGGREGYAGSVIPAGNLSAIKPSLSNSILSNSGVTYHYDKNDYDELGRPKNLLPLDNTVDFVQLMKEVNASLPERKDGIYLHPQYIANNTPSNLNLTVSSEVSLTFVHEGANYRNSLAYYTYPTGNKPSKIDDIKDIHLVFPNASLKGHTGAGNMLMGDKVKLGNFPAGTSIGFLLIQNAYNNDASISYSNTQFYSDQEFNQGSSAGLKRHNVLLYSQSQKVFLIGFEDMRRDMVAVSDNDFNDLVFFAQTSALNAIDPTNIPNLESNVTDSDGDGIPDTIDEFPNDPDRAYTRYYPAKNSWGTLAFEDQWPKEGDYDFNDLVVSYRYKFVMNSVNKVKDVIGNYVPLASGAVYRNGFGVEFPWGATGVKSVSGFRLQSNYITVDSKGLEIGQTNAVIIPFDNAKSLFKTSSAYVNTIAGNQKIKGDTVNVTLTFIGSEYEASVIGKVPFNPFMISDGVRGKEVHLPNNKPTKLANTGLFGTSADASKPEQNNYYITTDNRPFALHIADDFKYPIETVNIMDTYLHFKEWAASGGTNYKDWYLPNTGYTNSQNIYK
- a CDS encoding LruC domain-containing protein is translated as MKIKYLSILIIVFLAACRKDGLQVEDNGNKNLNEISVSPQFDWKTTRDVNFSISVSDDRFQNNSHVIAIYVGDPSKDGQLISKGAANLITPFNTKISLPVALQEVYVEKIDPTGERISGLVKVSAGKVSVAVGEAGIIGSVLRNNNTAAVKSGLSVLANPTSEVSPACPQSPNVTISAGGDYDFVNGQVYAITGNNYTVKAKQDIKAKIYICGTNITLKDFKLSDNAEIYVLNGASVNFYNDIEWKGNNATFKNFGTITGLKKLKVTNGGLFYNTQSLDLEDFEIYDKTSKVINFGSELKVKNNATNKGSFFNYGSFRVKGTYTAYSATDSYTKNTSNFIVEGGGTSTFKGKFVNDATLNLIEATELKFDSGVDTLINNGILTAEKAKIHNDGMINNNGTFTVKNIENHYDKSAGNNGTIINNCHLIVTEEFSNNGGIVHNYALIEVKVKSKLDDKSTLNLYNHAMFYTARMETADGIIAGYGSVSLVKADISDTKVATNGGVKFKGAFQYCTNITIPSARFDGVAKQGCDVYIAKTSCNTVGNGTAPIVIKPDTDGDGIIDEEDDYPNDPTKAFKNYSLNYSTGGSSVAFEDSWPLKGDYDLNDIVITYRYMIVTNAQNKVVQVNADYKLLATGGKFNNGAGIQFNLPAASAKNFTGKAGTYLESGQDSVVVILFEDSRKEQQTWNTNPGETVSPVVDYSITFDVVNGPLLSAFGVSAYNPFIWNNTTGYGRGYETHLLGKKATNKVNSNLFGTGDDNSKSGRTYSTHDNLPWALEIPTAPFKYPKERVAITDAYLKFAQWATSSGTEYPNWYTNSASGYINNSLLY
- a CDS encoding LruC domain-containing protein: MKIKYFSILAIAFLAACKKDDVSVSDFGKSLSEVNISAQFDWKTTHDVNFSIGVSDSRFADKKHVITIYSGDPGNGGQIILKGSATLVEPYNAKIALPITIAQVYVVKTAPDGSTVSGAVNLTSTNVSVAISENSVVGPVSGIKSVKSFASGFSILSAPVAEPSPAVPVGAIVVSSSYQNGYNFEANKTYVINGNNIEINNINEVRGAVYVTGTNVALRGAKLLAGSELYILSGASVNFQNFNYNGNGNAIFKIFGAVTGLDNLHVKGTFYNTKDLKINGVLYVSEGSTATNFGSTLEVTANLDNAGTFNNHGILTVRGNLNSNNNNPAFVNTGIVNLYDNSTYTGTFRNDNTFSVTRGEINLNGPSMINNGTLIATNSKINVSGTVSNNGSVTVRELNNTGSGKIINNCKWWVLTDFNNDSKFDNYSYLQVDNGSNLKGTFNLYNGAMLSTKYLWAADGIIEGFGNDTSLVKVITSSNEGVSANGGVKFKGKFQYCDPSRTINPSRFDGVAKQGCGVYIAKTSCNTVGNGTAPAPIKPDTDGDGIIDEEDDYPNDPTKAFKNYSLNYSTGGSSVAFEDSWPLKGDYDLNDIVITYRYMIVTNAQNKVVQVNADYKLLATGGKFNNGAGIQFNLPAASAKNFTGKAGTYLESGQDSVVVILFEDSRKEQQTWNTNPGETVSPVVDYSITFDVVNGPLLSAFGVSAYNPFIWNNTTGYGRGYETHLLGKKATNKVNSNLFGTGDDNSKSGRTYSTHDNLPWALEIPTAPFKYPKERVAITDAYLKFAQWAASSGTEYPNWYTNSASGYVNNSLLY